In one window of Campylobacter coli DNA:
- a CDS encoding molybdopterin-dependent oxidoreductase yields the protein MSSMNETIKLNRRSFLKMAALSSLASPLLARSETLREANADELKEAYEGSQKIKSVCTACSVGCGIIAEVQNGVWLRQEIAQDHPVSSGGHCCKGSDMIDMVRSHVRLKYPMKKENGEWKRISYEQALSEIGEKLAGYRKENPESVMFLGSAKLNNEQAYYIRKFAAFFGTNNVDHQARIUHSATVAGVANTFGYGAMTNHLGDIQRSKCIIIIGANPAVNHPVGFRHFLKAKEKGAKLIVVDPRFTKSAAKADIYARIRPGTDIAFMYGMLKIIFDEGLEDTKYLDERVFGIDKIREEAAKWTAEEVENVTGISKELLIQITHEVAKNKPTTLIWAMGLTQHTVGTSNTRLAPIVQMVLGNIGKFGGGVNILRGHDNVQGASDMACLSENLPGYYPLNEATWRYYAKIWGVDYEWLLGNFVNKDWMHKTGLSLARWWAAALNGKDGNDKVDNAGTPLKALVVMGNGITSTAQQAKVKEGLEALELLVLADPFVNEAGIIAEKKDGIYLLPAATQFETSGSVTATNRSGQWRFKVIDPLYESKEDQEILFELAKKLGFYEDFTKTLRDENGKIVWPENATREIARSVRSIGLNGWSPERLKKHTLHWDKFDEVTLEGKDELAGEYYGLPWPCWSDKHPGSPVLYNTDIEVAKGGMGFRNNFGLEYEGENLLAKNAPINSPIDTGYPQITKDNIEKVLGITLSAEEKEKMGAIWSYDDSNIIATKCIEKGIVPYGNAKARAVVWTFKDQIPLHREPLHSPRNDLVQKYPSFEDQKALYRVDTKFVSVQKAKDYSKEFPLNLVTARLVNLNGAGMENRASMYLTRLTPEMFCEINPELANEQKIKAGDMIWVHSPEGTKIHVRVKLNPGVAKDMIFLPFHFTGVMQGVDLTHNFPKGTKPYASGESANTVTNYGYDIMCQIPETKGGLCRISKDGV from the coding sequence ATGTCAAGTATGAATGAAACTATCAAGCTTAATCGCCGTTCTTTTCTTAAAATGGCTGCGCTTTCAAGTTTGGCAAGTCCGTTGCTAGCTAGAAGCGAAACTTTAAGAGAAGCAAATGCAGATGAATTAAAAGAAGCTTATGAAGGAAGTCAAAAGATTAAGAGTGTATGTACCGCATGTTCTGTGGGCTGTGGAATTATCGCAGAGGTTCAAAACGGAGTGTGGTTACGCCAAGAAATCGCACAAGATCATCCTGTTAGCTCCGGAGGTCATTGCTGTAAGGGCTCTGATATGATCGATATGGTGCGTTCTCATGTGCGTTTAAAATACCCTATGAAAAAAGAAAATGGAGAATGGAAACGCATTTCTTACGAACAAGCTTTAAGTGAAATCGGAGAAAAATTAGCAGGTTATCGTAAAGAAAATCCAGAAAGCGTTATGTTTTTGGGTTCTGCAAAACTAAATAATGAACAAGCTTATTATATAAGAAAATTCGCAGCATTTTTTGGAACCAATAATGTAGATCATCAAGCTAGAATTTGACACAGCGCAACAGTCGCCGGTGTGGCGAATACATTTGGTTATGGCGCTATGACAAACCATCTTGGAGATATTCAAAGAAGTAAATGCATTATTATTATTGGAGCAAATCCAGCAGTAAATCACCCTGTAGGTTTTAGACACTTCTTAAAAGCAAAAGAAAAAGGTGCTAAGCTTATCGTTGTAGATCCTAGATTTACAAAGAGTGCAGCAAAAGCAGATATTTATGCAAGAATTCGTCCAGGTACTGATATTGCTTTCATGTATGGAATGTTAAAAATCATTTTTGATGAAGGTTTAGAAGATACAAAATACCTTGATGAAAGAGTTTTTGGTATCGATAAAATTCGTGAAGAAGCTGCAAAATGGACTGCTGAAGAAGTAGAAAATGTAACAGGAATTTCTAAAGAACTTCTTATTCAAATCACTCATGAAGTAGCTAAAAATAAACCGACTACATTGATTTGGGCTATGGGTTTAACACAGCACACCGTAGGAACCTCAAATACGCGTTTGGCTCCTATAGTGCAAATGGTTTTGGGAAATATAGGTAAATTTGGTGGCGGGGTAAATATTTTACGCGGACACGATAATGTGCAAGGTGCTTCAGATATGGCGTGCTTGAGTGAAAATTTACCAGGTTATTACCCTTTAAATGAAGCGACTTGGAGATATTATGCTAAGATTTGGGGTGTTGATTATGAGTGGCTTTTGGGAAATTTTGTAAACAAAGATTGGATGCATAAAACCGGACTTTCACTTGCTAGGTGGTGGGCTGCAGCCTTAAATGGCAAAGATGGAAATGATAAAGTGGATAATGCAGGAACGCCTTTAAAAGCTTTGGTGGTAATGGGAAATGGTATCACTTCAACTGCACAGCAAGCTAAAGTTAAAGAAGGTTTGGAAGCTTTAGAACTTTTGGTTTTAGCTGATCCTTTTGTCAATGAAGCAGGGATTATCGCAGAAAAAAAAGATGGAATTTATCTTTTACCTGCTGCAACGCAGTTTGAAACAAGTGGAAGTGTAACAGCTACAAATCGTAGCGGACAATGGAGATTTAAGGTTATAGATCCACTTTATGAAAGCAAAGAAGATCAAGAAATTTTATTTGAGCTTGCTAAAAAATTAGGTTTTTATGAGGACTTTACTAAAACTTTACGCGATGAAAATGGTAAGATCGTTTGGCCTGAAAATGCTACAAGAGAAATCGCAAGATCGGTTAGAAGCATAGGGCTTAATGGTTGGAGTCCTGAAAGACTTAAAAAACATACTTTACATTGGGATAAATTTGATGAGGTAACCTTAGAAGGTAAAGATGAATTAGCGGGTGAATACTATGGACTTCCTTGGCCTTGCTGGAGTGATAAACATCCAGGTTCTCCTGTACTTTATAATACCGATATCGAAGTGGCAAAAGGTGGTATGGGATTTAGAAATAATTTTGGCCTTGAGTATGAAGGTGAAAATTTATTGGCTAAAAATGCTCCGATAAATTCACCTATAGATACAGGTTATCCACAAATCACTAAAGATAATATAGAAAAAGTTCTAGGTATTACCTTAAGTGCTGAAGAAAAAGAAAAGATGGGTGCAATTTGGTCTTATGATGATAGCAATATCATAGCAACTAAATGTATAGAAAAAGGTATAGTGCCTTATGGAAATGCTAAAGCTAGGGCGGTGGTTTGGACATTTAAAGATCAAATTCCACTTCACCGTGAACCGCTTCATTCTCCAAGAAATGATTTGGTGCAAAAATATCCTAGTTTTGAAGATCAAAAAGCGCTTTATCGTGTGGATACGAAATTTGTTTCTGTGCAAAAGGCTAAGGATTATTCTAAAGAATTCCCACTCAACCTAGTTACAGCAAGGCTTGTAAATTTAAATGGTGCAGGCATGGAAAATAGAGCTTCGATGTATCTTACTCGTTTAACACCTGAGATGTTTTGTGAGATAAATCCTGAACTTGCAAATGAGCAAAAGATTAAAGCAGGAGATATGATTTGGGTGCATTCTCCAGAAGGAACTAAAATTCATGTGAGGGTAAAACTCAATCCAGGTGTAGCAAAAGATATGATTTTCTTGCCTTTCCATTTTACAGGTGTGATGCAGGGTGTGGATTTAACGCATAATTTCCCTAAAGGAACCAAACCTTATGC
- a CDS encoding molecular chaperone TorD family protein, protein MDLEKLRLARSLYYQCLGELFVFSFSENRLCNLKAYLEAMQEGLFDESLRTSFEILLSNLKDTQDLQAFYKEYDELFLALKNTIPMTFSYIEEGFENSKALLNVRQILAKSKVRRNEKIFKEAEDSVGFCFILMSEFLKNKEDELAKALFEKVINQGIDEFLMLIFSNSKAKLYKEIANIAVQFVEFERYCFELEKPTTKPSKKVQNDLSRSEFLRREANKQRRSREKSQGIS, encoded by the coding sequence ATGGATTTAGAAAAACTAAGATTAGCTAGAAGTCTTTATTATCAGTGCTTAGGAGAACTTTTCGTTTTTTCATTTTCCGAAAATAGATTATGCAATTTAAAAGCTTATTTAGAAGCTATGCAAGAGGGTTTATTTGATGAAAGTTTAAGAACAAGTTTTGAAATTTTACTTTCTAATTTAAAAGATACGCAAGATCTCCAAGCATTTTATAAAGAATACGACGAGCTTTTTTTAGCACTTAAAAATACTATTCCTATGACTTTCTCTTATATAGAAGAAGGTTTTGAAAATTCAAAAGCATTGCTTAATGTAAGGCAGATTTTAGCTAAAAGTAAAGTCCGCCGCAATGAAAAAATTTTTAAAGAAGCTGAAGATAGTGTAGGATTTTGTTTTATTTTGATGAGTGAATTTCTAAAAAATAAGGAAGATGAACTTGCTAAGGCATTGTTTGAAAAAGTCATCAATCAAGGTATTGATGAATTTTTAATGCTTATTTTTTCAAATTCAAAAGCAAAGCTTTATAAAGAAATAGCAAATATTGCTGTGCAGTTTGTAGAATTTGAAAGATATTGTTTTGAACTTGAAAAACCTACCACAAAACCTTCCAAAAAAGTTCAAAATGATTTATCTCGTTCTGAATTTTTAAGAAGAGAAGCAAATAAACAAAGGAGGTCTCGTGAAAAATCGCAGGGAATTTCTTAA
- a CDS encoding twin-arginine translocation signal domain-containing protein gives MKNRREFLKKSAIALGTASLLGGASVAFGQDEERKDLVRGKSKKKEVLYQRSANWEKYYMRAE, from the coding sequence GTGAAAAATCGCAGGGAATTTCTTAAAAAATCTGCTATTGCTTTGGGTACTGCAAGTCTTTTAGGCGGTGCAAGTGTAGCTTTTGGGCAAGATGAAGAAAGAAAAGATCTTGTTAGAGGCAAAAGCAAAAAAAAGGAAGTACTTTATCAAAGAAGTGCTAATTGGGAAAAATATTATATGAGGGCTGAATAA
- the nspC gene encoding carboxynorspermidine decarboxylase, whose product MSYLDQLKNTPAYILEEDKLRKNCEILANVGEKSGAKVLLALKGFAFSGAMKIVGEYLKGCTCSGLWEAKFAKEYMDKEIHTYSPAFKEDEMSEIAHLSHHIVFNSLYQFDKFKSLCTNNSLGLRCNLEFSFAPKELYNPCGKYSRLGILSKDLENCDLSGVEGLHFHALCEESADALEAVLKVFEEKFGKWIKQMKWVNFGGGHHITKQGYDIQKIITLCKKFSDKYGVQVYLEPGEAVGWQSGVLVASVVDIVENEKRIAILDTSSEAHMPDTIIMPYTSEVLNARILATRENEKISDLKENEFAYLLTGNTCLAGDVMGEYAFKEELKRGDRVVFLDQIHYSIVKNTTFNGIRLPNLMLLNSKNELEMIREFSYKDYALRN is encoded by the coding sequence ATGAGTTATTTAGATCAGTTAAAAAACACTCCAGCTTATATTTTGGAGGAAGATAAATTAAGAAAAAATTGTGAAATTTTAGCAAATGTTGGTGAAAAAAGCGGAGCTAAAGTGCTTTTAGCTCTAAAAGGTTTTGCTTTTTCAGGGGCGATGAAAATTGTGGGTGAGTATCTTAAAGGCTGTACTTGTAGTGGGCTTTGGGAAGCAAAATTTGCTAAAGAATACATGGATAAAGAAATTCATACCTATTCGCCTGCTTTTAAAGAAGATGAAATGAGTGAGATTGCTCATTTATCCCATCATATTGTTTTTAATTCTTTGTATCAATTTGATAAATTTAAATCCTTGTGTACTAATAACTCTTTAGGGCTTCGTTGTAATTTAGAATTTTCTTTTGCTCCTAAAGAGCTTTATAATCCTTGCGGGAAATATTCTAGACTAGGGATTTTGAGCAAGGATTTAGAAAATTGTGATTTAAGTGGAGTAGAAGGACTTCATTTTCATGCACTTTGCGAAGAGAGTGCAGATGCTTTAGAAGCTGTTTTAAAGGTTTTTGAAGAGAAATTTGGCAAATGGATTAAACAGATGAAATGGGTCAATTTTGGCGGGGGACATCATATCACAAAACAGGGCTATGATATCCAAAAAATCATCACTCTTTGTAAGAAATTTAGCGATAAATATGGCGTGCAAGTTTATCTTGAGCCAGGAGAAGCTGTGGGTTGGCAAAGTGGGGTTTTAGTAGCAAGTGTAGTGGATATAGTTGAAAATGAGAAAAGAATTGCTATTTTAGACACTTCAAGCGAAGCTCATATGCCTGATACTATCATCATGCCTTATACAAGCGAGGTTTTAAATGCTAGAATTTTAGCAACAAGAGAAAATGAAAAAATTTCAGATTTAAAAGAAAATGAATTTGCTTATTTGCTTACAGGAAATACTTGTTTAGCCGGAGATGTGATGGGAGAATACGCCTTTAAAGAGGAATTAAAACGCGGAGATAGGGTGGTATTTTTAGATCAAATTCATTACTCTATAGTAAAAAACACAACTTTTAATGGCATAAGACTTCCAAATTTAATGCTTTTGAATTCCAAAAATGAACTTGAAATGATAAGAGAATTTTCTTATAAGGATTATGCTTTAAGAAATTAA